In one window of Vulpes vulpes isolate BD-2025 chromosome 1, VulVul3, whole genome shotgun sequence DNA:
- the ANKS1A gene encoding ankyrin repeat and SAM domain-containing protein 1A isoform X11 produces MCYCGPGAARTEGVGSRTLEQSVGEWLEAVGLQQYESKLLLNGFDDVRFLGSNVMEEQDLRDIGITDPQHRRKLLQAAKSLPKVKALGYDGNSPPSVPSWLDSLGLQDYVHSFLSSGYSSIDTVKNLWELELVNVLKVHLLGHRKRIIASLADRPYEEPPQKPPRFSQLRCQDLLSQASSPLSQNDSCTGRSADLLLPPGDTGKRRHDSLHDPAAPSRAERFRVQEEQREAKLTLRPPSLAAPYAPVQSWQHQPEKLIFESCGYEANYLGSMLIKDLRGTESTQDACAKMRKSTEHMKKIPTIILSITYKGVKFIDASNKNVIAEHEIRNISCAAQDPEDLCTFAYITKDLQTSHHYCHVFSTVDVNLTYEIILTLGQAFEVAYQLALQAQKSRPLGASAAETIETKSSKPVPKPRVGTRKSALEPPDLDPDTQSHASVSWVVDPKPDSKRSLSTKYETTIF; encoded by the exons ATGTGCTACTGCggccctggagcagctcggaCAGAGGGGGTGG GTTCACGGACGCTGGAGCAGAGCGTCGGGGAGTGGCTGGAGGCGGTGGGGCTGCAGCAGTATGAGAGCAAGTTGCTTCTGAATGGCTTTGATGATGTCCGCTTCCTG GGGTCTAACGTGATGGAGGAGCAAGACCTGCGGGATATTGGCATCACTGACCCCCAGCACCGGCGAAAGCTTCTCCAGGCAGCAAAGTCCCTGCCCAAG GTGAAAGCTCTGGGCTATGATGGCAACAGCCCCCCATCAGTGCCCTCCTGGCTGGActccctggggctgcaggacTATGTGCACTCCTTCCTGTCGAGTGGCTACAGCTCTATTGATACTGTGAAGAACCTCTGGGAACTGGAGCTTGTCAAC GTCCTGAAGGTGCACCTCCTTGGCCATCGCAAGCGCATCATCGCCTCGCTCGCAGACAGGCCCTATGAGGAACCACCCCAGAAGCCCCCACGGTTTTCCCAGCTGAGG TGCCAAGATTTGCTCTCCCAGGCATCGTCCCCACTGAGCCAAAATGACTCCTGCACTGGCCGTTCTGCTGACCTGCTGCTGCCTCCTGGGGACACAGGCAAGAGGCGGCATGACAGTCTTCATGACCCTGCAGCACCTTCCCGAGCAGAGCGCTTCAGAGTCCag GAAGAGCAGCGCGAAGCCAAACTGACCCTTCGGCCCCCCAGCCTGGCTGCGCCTTACGCCCCAGTGCAGAGTTGGCAACACCAGCCAGAGAAACTCATCTTCGAGTCCTGCGGTTACGAAGCCAAT TAtctgggctccatgctgatcAAAGATCTTCGAGGGACAGAATCCACACAGGACGCCTGTGCCAAGATGCGG AAATCCACCGAGCACATGAAGAAGATCCCCACTATCATCCTGTCCATCACATACAAAGGTGTCAAGTTCATCGATGCCTCCAACAAG AATGTTATTGCGGAGCACGAGATCCGGAACATTTCCTGTGCGGCCCAGGACCCAGAGGACCTCTGTACCTTTGCCTACATCACCAAGGACCTGCAGACCAGCCACCATTATTGCCATGTTTTCAGCACAGTGGACGTG AACCTGACCTACGAGATCATCCTGACGCTGGGGCAGGCGTTTGAGGTGGCCTACCAGCTGGCCCTGCAGGCCCAAAAGTCCCGGCCACTAGGGGCCTCCGCTGCCGAGACGATTGAAACAAAGTCTTCCAAGCCAGTGCCTAAGCCTCGGGTTGGCACGAGGAAGTCAGCA CTGGAACCGCCCGACCTGGACCCGGACACCCAGTCCCATGCCAGCGTCTCCTGGGTTGTGGACCCTAAGCCAGACTCTAAGCGGAGCCTCAGCACCAAGTATGAGACCACTATCTTCTAA